A portion of the Halodesulfovibrio aestuarii DSM 17919 = ATCC 29578 genome contains these proteins:
- the pyrR gene encoding bifunctional pyr operon transcriptional regulator/uracil phosphoribosyltransferase PyrR, translated as MGNVKTVMTEDEVRRTIDRLAFQVIENHGECENLVLVGIQRRGVDIAARVRTVLEEQLEKTVESGSLDINLYRDDWTTLDVQPMINETDIPSSVDGKVLLLIDDVLFTGRTVRAALEAVLDYGRPSRIELMVLVDRGHRELPIQANYVGKQIATARTEQVDVLIEETDGRDEVLLQHAE; from the coding sequence ATGGGAAATGTGAAAACTGTTATGACTGAAGACGAAGTGCGGCGCACTATAGACCGCCTCGCGTTTCAGGTTATAGAAAATCATGGTGAATGCGAAAACCTTGTTCTGGTTGGTATCCAGAGAAGAGGTGTTGATATTGCAGCACGTGTGCGTACTGTGTTGGAAGAGCAGTTGGAAAAAACTGTGGAGTCCGGTTCGTTGGATATTAACTTGTATCGTGATGACTGGACAACTTTGGATGTGCAACCCATGATTAACGAGACCGATATCCCCTCCAGTGTAGATGGCAAGGTACTCTTGTTGATAGATGATGTGTTGTTTACCGGTCGAACTGTCCGTGCAGCGTTGGAGGCTGTCCTTGATTATGGCAGACCTAGCCGTATAGAGTTGATGGTGCTTGTTGATCGCGGCCATCGTGAACTACCTATTCAGGCAAATTATGTGGGTAAGCAGATTGCAACAGCACGTACAGAACAGGTTGATGTGTTAATTGAAGAGACTGATGGTCGAGATGAAGTTTTACTTCAGCACGCAGAATAA
- a CDS encoding IscA/HesB family protein, giving the protein MFTLTENAHKELAAYFADKEKSPIRIYLAPGGUSGPRLALALDEPNEEDSVFEEKDFTFCINKDLIEKSGKITIDLSYMGFVVESENPLGGGSSCGSCSSGSCG; this is encoded by the coding sequence ATGTTTACATTGACTGAAAACGCCCACAAAGAACTTGCGGCGTACTTTGCTGATAAGGAAAAATCTCCTATCCGCATCTATCTGGCTCCGGGCGGCTGAAGCGGCCCAAGATTGGCATTGGCTCTGGATGAGCCAAACGAAGAAGATTCCGTATTTGAAGAGAAAGATTTCACTTTCTGCATTAATAAAGACCTCATTGAAAAGTCTGGTAAAATTACCATCGACCTTTCTTACATGGGCTTTGTTGTTGAGTCTGAGAACCCTCTTGGCGGCGGCAGCTCTTGTGGCAGTTGTTCCTCCGGTTCTTGCGGCTAG
- a CDS encoding IscA/HesB family protein: MFTMTDDARKSLDAHFEDRELASIRIYLAPGGCSGPNLALAMDEPNDDDTVFSADPYTFCINKDLLDKTGALTVDIRYQGFVIESENPLGGGGGCSSCGGSCG, translated from the coding sequence ATGTTCACAATGACTGACGATGCTCGAAAATCACTCGATGCGCATTTTGAAGATAGAGAACTTGCATCCATTCGCATTTATCTTGCTCCAGGCGGCTGCAGTGGCCCTAATCTCGCACTGGCAATGGATGAACCAAACGACGACGACACTGTTTTTTCCGCTGATCCATACACTTTTTGTATTAACAAGGATCTGCTCGACAAAACAGGCGCTCTTACTGTAGACATCCGCTATCAGGGCTTTGTCATTGAGTCCGAGAATCCACTTGGTGGCGGCGGCGGTTGCAGCAGTTGTGGCGGCAGTTGCGGCTAG
- the ilvC gene encoding ketol-acid reductoisomerase, translating to MKVYYEQDTNLEILKDQTVAIIGYGSQGHAHAQNLRESGVNVVVGQRPGGANYDLAKADGFEPMSAADASAQADIIMILLPDQYQSAVFENDIKPNLNAGNSLVFAHGFNIHFAQIVAPKDVDVFMVAPKGPGHLVRRTYTEGGGVPCLFAVHQDASGKAQEKALAYAEGIGGARSGIIETTFAEETETDLFGEQAVLCGGISALIKAGFETLCEAGYQPEIAYFECLHETKLIVDLLYEGGLANMRNSISDTAEYGDYVTGPRIITEETKKEMKRVLEDIQKGRFARDFILESQANYPFFAATRRLEAAHQIEEVGGRLRGMMPWLKK from the coding sequence ATGAAGGTTTATTACGAACAGGACACCAACTTGGAAATCCTGAAAGATCAGACTGTAGCAATCATCGGCTACGGCAGCCAGGGGCATGCACATGCTCAGAACCTTCGCGAGTCTGGTGTTAATGTTGTTGTCGGGCAGCGTCCTGGCGGAGCAAACTACGACTTAGCTAAAGCTGACGGCTTTGAGCCGATGTCTGCTGCAGATGCATCTGCACAGGCAGATATTATTATGATCCTACTCCCCGATCAGTACCAGTCTGCTGTCTTTGAGAACGACATTAAGCCGAACCTCAATGCTGGCAACTCACTTGTCTTTGCACATGGCTTTAATATTCATTTTGCTCAGATCGTAGCCCCGAAAGACGTTGATGTATTTATGGTAGCCCCGAAAGGCCCAGGTCACCTCGTTCGCCGCACCTACACCGAGGGTGGTGGCGTTCCTTGTTTGTTTGCTGTCCACCAAGACGCATCAGGCAAAGCACAGGAGAAGGCTTTGGCTTACGCTGAAGGCATTGGCGGCGCCCGTTCCGGTATCATCGAAACCACTTTTGCTGAAGAGACTGAAACAGACCTCTTTGGTGAACAGGCAGTTCTTTGTGGCGGTATTTCTGCTCTTATTAAAGCCGGTTTTGAAACTCTGTGCGAAGCAGGCTACCAGCCTGAAATTGCATACTTTGAATGTTTGCATGAGACAAAACTGATTGTAGATTTGCTGTATGAAGGTGGTCTTGCCAACATGCGTAATTCCATCTCCGATACTGCAGAGTATGGTGACTATGTAACTGGTCCTCGTATTATCACCGAGGAAACCAAAAAAGAAATGAAACGAGTTCTGGAAGATATTCAAAAAGGTCGTTTTGCACGTGACTTCATCCTTGAGTCTCAGGCAAACTATCCGTTCTTTGCTGCTACTCGTCGTCTTGAAGCTGCTCACCAAATTGAAGAAGTCGGCGGACGCCTTCGTGGTATGATGCCATGGCTTAAAAAATAA
- the pgtP gene encoding phosphoglycerate transporter protein PgtP, with the protein MIGIFKPAPHIERVPEERIDAEYKKNKMKVFLGIFIGYAAFYLVRKNFALAIPDILKEYPEYTKAMLGTAMTGLSIAYGVSKFVMGSISDRSNPKYFLPCGLLLSCAILAFTGLNKWVFESVTLLVVLMTLNGWVQGMGWPPCGKTMVHWYSTKERGMTVAVWNVAHNIGGALVANLAFLGVMMFNDWGAKFYFNAAVAAGLAFITFFLLRDTPQSCGLPSVEEYRNDYPEGYDAKKHEETFTFKEIFFEHILTNKYLWAIAIANAFCYFVRYGVVDWIPTYLQEVKGYSFKESSIAWSLFEYAAIPGTIVCGWLSDKVFKGKRAPATMLFMALTLVFVVVYWFNLSGPKWIDYVALVAIGFLVYGPIMIIGLHALDLVPKKAAGTAAGFTGFFGYVFGSAIAGSGVGWIADHFAWRGVFITMVACCVLTIVFSAFTLGHKAESNEAAK; encoded by the coding sequence TTGGTATTTTCATCGGTTACGCTGCATTTTACCTTGTACGTAAAAACTTTGCACTTGCAATCCCTGACATTCTTAAAGAGTACCCAGAGTACACAAAAGCAATGCTCGGAACTGCAATGACAGGTCTGTCTATTGCGTACGGTGTATCTAAATTTGTTATGGGTTCAATTTCAGATAGAAGTAACCCTAAATACTTCCTCCCATGTGGACTGCTTCTTTCTTGTGCCATTCTTGCCTTTACCGGCCTGAACAAATGGGTGTTTGAAAGCGTAACCCTTCTTGTTGTACTTATGACTCTGAACGGCTGGGTTCAGGGCATGGGTTGGCCTCCTTGTGGCAAAACTATGGTTCACTGGTACTCCACTAAAGAGCGCGGCATGACCGTTGCTGTTTGGAACGTTGCACACAACATCGGTGGCGCTCTTGTTGCTAACCTCGCATTCCTCGGTGTTATGATGTTCAACGACTGGGGTGCAAAATTCTACTTCAACGCAGCAGTCGCAGCTGGACTCGCATTCATCACATTCTTCCTTCTGCGCGATACTCCACAGTCTTGTGGACTTCCAAGTGTTGAAGAATACCGTAACGACTACCCTGAAGGCTACGATGCTAAGAAACACGAAGAAACCTTTACTTTTAAAGAAATCTTCTTCGAACACATTCTTACTAACAAATACCTCTGGGCAATCGCTATTGCTAACGCATTCTGCTACTTTGTGCGTTACGGTGTAGTTGACTGGATTCCTACTTACCTTCAGGAAGTTAAAGGCTACTCCTTTAAAGAGTCTTCTATTGCGTGGTCTCTCTTTGAATATGCTGCTATCCCTGGTACCATCGTATGTGGCTGGCTGTCAGATAAAGTATTCAAAGGCAAACGTGCTCCTGCAACCATGCTCTTCATGGCGCTGACACTGGTGTTCGTTGTCGTATACTGGTTCAACCTCAGCGGTCCTAAATGGATCGATTACGTGGCTCTCGTTGCTATTGGCTTCCTCGTATACGGTCCAATCATGATCATTGGTCTCCATGCACTCGACCTCGTTCCTAAAAAAGCTGCTGGCACCGCTGCTGGCTTTACAGGCTTCTTCGGTTACGTGTTCGGTTCCGCTATTGCCGGTTCCGGTGTAGGCTGGATTGCTGACCATTTTGCATGGCGTGGTGTATTCATTACCATGGTAGCATGTTGTGTACTCACAATTGTCTTCAGTGCATTCACCCTTGGTCACAAAGCTGAGTCCAACGAAGCAGCAAAATAA
- a CDS encoding cysteine hydrolase family protein, whose product MFSHFSKYTLPEPTQSALITIDLQNDFVLSGAPAEGKGAARAAAMAGEMVRYYRNHGLPIVHVIRVYSTKDNASNVDVCRREAVENGVQLVLSGTEGMQPVADIIPEGVVADGDLLLTGEPQRISANEQILWKPRWGCFYNTKLNAILREQNVNTVAIAGTWFANCVRTTIYEATAHDYRVVALRDAIAGIHPEGEADLAKIQCGVCDCSEWTALLEATSRP is encoded by the coding sequence ATGTTCAGTCATTTCTCAAAATACACTCTTCCAGAGCCAACGCAGAGCGCTCTTATTACCATTGATTTACAAAATGATTTTGTTCTATCTGGAGCTCCTGCTGAAGGAAAAGGAGCAGCACGGGCTGCTGCTATGGCTGGTGAAATGGTGCGCTATTACCGTAACCATGGGTTACCTATTGTTCATGTCATCCGTGTGTATTCTACAAAAGATAACGCATCTAATGTGGACGTGTGTCGACGTGAGGCTGTAGAGAATGGGGTGCAATTGGTACTTTCCGGTACTGAAGGGATGCAGCCTGTAGCTGATATAATTCCGGAAGGGGTTGTTGCAGATGGTGATTTACTTCTGACAGGTGAACCGCAGCGGATCTCAGCAAATGAACAGATATTGTGGAAGCCGCGTTGGGGCTGTTTCTATAATACGAAGCTAAATGCAATTCTGCGGGAGCAGAACGTAAACACAGTTGCTATTGCCGGAACATGGTTCGCTAACTGTGTCCGTACAACTATTTATGAAGCAACAGCCCATGATTATCGTGTGGTAGCACTGCGTGATGCCATCGCGGGTATACATCCTGAAGGTGAAGCTGATCTTGCAAAAATACAATGCGGCGTTTGTGATTGTTCCGAATGGACAGCCCTTCTTGAGGCGACGAGCCGGCCATAG